The following coding sequences lie in one Arachis hypogaea cultivar Tifrunner chromosome 9, arahy.Tifrunner.gnm2.J5K5, whole genome shotgun sequence genomic window:
- the LOC112709038 gene encoding pentatricopeptide repeat-containing protein At3g09040, mitochondrial-like has protein sequence MRLAVAPQVQGFLFLRSYSLTIQHWRFSFPLSISQVYDDLLRICFRLQQTKTNPHHHHNYHVFDNISNHGDREMAKAVHAHAIKHDISSDGFLTSATIDLYAAAGNDPFAEWLFHQVHPHQRHLSAYNSIIFMYSRQGLFQNALRCFISMMRLGQLPNQFTLAIALSVCSKLRNVEFGTLLHSYVIKAGFESNPFCQGALTDLYAKCNFLHHASAIFDAVVHLDTISWTALISGYVRAGLP, from the coding sequence ATGCGTCTTGCAGTTGCACCTCAAGTCCAAGGTTTCTTATTCTTAAGATCTTATTCACTCACCATTCAGCACTGGCGTTTCTCTTTTCCTCTTTCCATCTCACAAGTCTACGACGACCTTCTCCGCATTTGCTTCCGCTTACAACAAACTAAAACTAATCCCCATCACCATCACAACTATCATGTGTTTGACAATATTTCCAACCACGGCGACAGAGAAATGGCCAAAGCTGTTCATGCACACGCCATCAAACACGACATTTCCTCTGATGGCTTCCTCACAAGTGCCACCATCGATCTGTACGCTGCTGCCGGCAATGACCCTTTCGCTGAATGGCTCTTCCACCAGGTCCATCCCCATCAGAGACATTTATCCGCTTATAATTCTATCATTTTCATGTACTCAAGGCAGGGGTTATTCCAAAATGCACTTCGTTGTTTCATTTCTATGATGCGTTTAGGCCAGTTGCCTAACCAATTCACGCTCGCTATAGCTCTCTCTGTTTGTTCAAAGCTCAGGAATGTTGAATTCGGCACGCTGCTTCACTCCTACGTGATCAAGGCAGGTTTTGAGTCTAATCCGTTCTGCCAGGGTGCTCTTACCGATCTCTATGCCAAATGCAACTTTCTCCACCATGCTAGTGCCATATTTGACGCTGTAGTCCACTTAGACACTATTTCTTGGACGGCTTTGATTTCTGGTTATGTTCGAGCCGGGCTACCGTAG
- the LOC140175099 gene encoding pentatricopeptide repeat-containing protein At3g09040, mitochondrial-like, whose amino-acid sequence MAEWSVVSMNALISGYALKNIKEAIILLSEMQALRLKPSEIKFASLIDACKGSQAIISYREIRDNYIFPDQATFVSILRACALLSVLQDRKEIHSLIFHTGFDLDELTSNALIDMYAKCRDVKSAVQVFEEMGTKKDVISWNSMIVGFAKKGHAESSLKVFSEMAHSCVTLDDVTFLGVLTACSHAGADHYACIVDVLGRWGNLKEAEEFIDKLNVEPNAMIWANLLGACRIHGNDIRGEQAAKNLIKLEHDNSSPYVLLYKMYAASRHWNEARSLRRTMIQKEI is encoded by the exons ATGGCTGAATGGAGTGTGGTATCCATGAATGCTCTGATTTCAGGATATGCtctgaaaaatataaaagaagcTATTATTCTTCTTAGTGAGATGCAGGCATTGAGGCTCAAGCCATCTGAAATTAAATTTGCAAGCCTTATAGATGCATGTAAGGGTTCTCAG GCCATAATTTCATACCGAGAAATAAGGGACAACTATATTTTTCCTGACCAAGCAACATTTGTTTCAATTCTTCGAGCTTGTGCTCTCTTATCGGTATTGCAAGATAGGAAAGAGATACATTCTCTAATATTCCACACTGGTTTTGACTTGGATGAGTTAACCAGTAATGCACTCATAGACATGTATGCTAAATGTAGGGATGTAAAAAGTGCTGTGCAAGTTTTTGAAGAAATGGGTACTAAAAAGGATGTGATTTCTTGGAACTCAATGATAGTTGGATTTGCAAAAAAGGGTCATGCAGAAAGCTCTCTGAAGGTCTTCAGTGAGATGGCTCACTCATGTGTAACACTAGATGATGTCACATTTCTCGGAGTTCTCACTGCTTGCAGCCATGCAGG GGCTGATCACTATGCTTGCATTGTGGATGTTCTTGGTCGCTGGGGTAATCTCAAAGAAGCTGAAGAGTTCATCGACAAACTAAATGTCGAACCGAATGCTATGATTTGGGCCAATTTATTGGGAGCTTGCAGAATTCATGGTAATGACATAAGGGGAGAGCAAGCAGCTAAGAACCTTATTAAGTTAGAACATGACAATTCTTCCCCATATGTATTGCTTTATAAAATGTATGCTGCATCAAGACATTGGAATGAAGCTAGATCTTTGAGGAGAACTATGATACAGAAAGAAATCTAA